The following proteins are encoded in a genomic region of Triticum dicoccoides isolate Atlit2015 ecotype Zavitan chromosome 1B, WEW_v2.0, whole genome shotgun sequence:
- the LOC119309223 gene encoding transcription termination factor MTERF4, chloroplastic-like — protein sequence MVPVPDYLGKIGVRRGELPHLLRRYPQVLHASIVVDLAPVVEYLQGMDFKPGDVPRVLEGTMSTSVAYLVGIGVARRQIGGVIWVAISGREGGRRRPLEPNQQRSGRTTARGHRRSIRFFPHDPTPPAGSAHGMGASSRGRPPAPPHEPGT from the coding sequence ATGGTCCCCGTCCCCGACTACCTCGGCAAGATCGGCGTCCGCCGCGGcgagctcccgcacctgctccgccGCTACCCGCAGGTGCTCCACGCCAGCATCGTCGTCGACCTCGCGCCCGTCGTCGAGTACCTCCAGGGGATGGACTTCAAGCCCGGCGACGTGCCGCGCGTGCTCGAGGGCACCATGAGCACCTCCGTCGCCTACCTCGTCGGCATCGGCGTCGCCAGGCGGCAGATCGGCGGCGTCATCTGGGTAGCGATTTCTGGTCGTGAAGGGGGTCGGCGCCGGCCGTTGGAGCCGAACCAACAGCGAAGCGGGCGCACGACCGCACGAGGGCACCGCCGTAGCATCCGATTCTTCCCACATGATCCAACCCCGCCTGCCGGCTCGGCTCATGGGATGGGAGCATCATCCCGCGGCCGCCCGCCCGCACCGCCGCACGAGCCGGGCACGTAA
- the LOC119348893 gene encoding uncharacterized protein LOC119348893, protein MARHPRPPSPCPSPPPAPPSDPAAAVAFDPVEEWLLDDFDFDQAMASELAKSFGLGEAAAAGPGGIDFASVSGGGGLGLDQIVKEGEDAPPGVLLEVKKEAVMLLGGGLGGEPGPDQPPVLGIGDFVAEGDGLGAAIDAEMCTVAAGDADASTVAAVHSAASTVAPVDAEMSAVAAVAADNITMSAVDSDTSVVAAVHAETITRASVDAEMSTAGALHSDTSTVAAVDADTSTNASVDAEMSSGALVNEEVERGGGKEEEEDNKDKESESSEDEELSEASSSSDDDDEEPAKNDEESSEASSSSDEEVLVAKKHSGPSDMEALLEEGELMVGLEDEDDDETPKGPIKSKHEVEVFAPVPKIEVQLEPHHKALPVGTITAIMGERVIVEGSVEHSPLTEGSILWITESRTPLGIVDEIFGPVKNPYYLVRYNSAEEVPAGISAGTTVCFVAEFADHILNMKELYAKGYDESADHDEEADEPEFSDDEQEAEYKRSLRLVKRQTDRPHDSKKPSGDKKRAQTRGAGFRNDMPPRTHDTPTSGHQSQRRFHRSDMADSVTHQSGQKNYLMSTPRDMPPRIHDASTPDRRPQPRFHRSDMATAVADSATRQTGPQNFPMSAPTMLPSISMNHAMPSPVQLANQMGSCFINPQQFSQLPNMVWPGGLPPPGQPNMGVDGAALAANIMQNILMGANQFQQYLQNQNFGGFPNGMPMAQQQFMPGSIMSANMMPFGGPPVNHPFGQASQFPMGQGNFGQFPHMAGNQAPPAGFPNTQGFGRFPSQHEDGDQPPGNANMQGDGRLPSPHGDGGQPPMQFNSLPSPHGDGGQPPMQFNLLPSPHGDGGQPPMQFNSLPSPRGDGGQPPMQFNSGQFNQGNSSFRGRRPQQRGGRHSPGRGGGGGRHRK, encoded by the exons ATGGCTCGCCATCCTAGGCCCCCGTCCCCCTGCccctccccgccgcccgcgcccccctccgacccggccgccgccgtcgccttcgaCCCCGTCGAGGAGTGGCTCCTCGACGACTTCGACTTCGACCAGGCCATGGCGAGCGAGCTGGCTAAGAGCTTCGGCCTCGGCGAGGCGGCGGCCGCCGGTCCGGGCGGGATTGATTTTGCGTCGGTGTCCGGAGGCGGCGGGTTGGGCTTGGACCAAATCGTGAAGGAGGGGGAGGATGCTCCTCCCGGCGTCCTGTTGGAGGTCAAGAAGGAGGCCGTGATGCTGCTGGGCGGTGGATTGGGCGGGGAGCCTGGCCCGGACCAGCCTCCCGTGTTGGGGATTGGCGATTTCGTTGCAGAAGGGGATGGTTTGGGGGCAGCGATTGATGCTGAGATGTGTACTGTAGCTGCTGGTGATGCTGATGCTAGTACCGTAGCTGCCGTTCATTCTGCGGCTAGCACCGTAGCTCCCGTTGATGCTGAGATGAGTGCAgtagctgctgttgctgctgacaATATTACCATGTCTGCTGTTGACTCTGACACTAGTGTCGTAGCTGCTGTTCATGCCGAGACTATTACTAGGGCTTCTGTTGACGCTGAGATGAGCACCGCAGGTGCTCTTCATTCTGATACTAGTACCGTAGCTGCCGTTGATGCTGATACTAGTACCAATGCTTCTGTTGATGCTGAGATGAGTTCTGGGGCCTTGGTAAATGAGGAAGTGGAGCGTGGGGgaggcaaggaggaggaggaggacaacaaGGACAAAGAGTCGGAGAGCAGTGAGGATGAGGAATTAAGTGAAGCCTCATCgagcagtgatgatgatgatgaggagccggCCAAGAATGATGAGGAGTCAAGTGAAGCCTCGTCGAGCAGTGATGAGGAAGTGCTGGTGGCCAAAAAGCATAGTGGTCCCAGTGACATGGAGGCCCTCCTTGAAGAGGGTGAACTGATGGTTGGActcgaggatgaggatgatgatgaaacACCAAAGGGTCCTATCAAGTCCAAACATGAAGTAGAG GTATTTGCTCCAGTTCCAAAGATTGAAGTGCAGTTGGAACCACATCATAAGGCACTTCCAGTGGGAACAATTACAGCT ATCATGGGGGAGAGAGTGATTGTTGAAGGATCAGTGGAACACAGTCCCCTGACTGAGGGTTCTATACTCTGGATAACTGAGAGCAGGACACCACTTGGCATTGTTGATGAAATATTTGGACCTGTGAAAAACCCTTACTATCTTGTGCGGTATAATTCCGCGGAAGAAGTGCCTGCTGGGATCAGTGCAGGAACTACTGTCTGTTTTGTTGCGGAGTTTGCAGATCATATCCTAAATATGAAGGAGCTATATGCCAAAGGCTATGATGAATCTGCTGACCATGATGAGGAGGCAGATGAACCTGAATTCTCTGATGATGAGCAGGAGGCTGAGTACAAAAGATCACTACGACTGGTAAAAAGGCAGACTGATAGGCCGCATGATTCTAAGAAACCTTCTGGTGACAAGAAGAGGGCGCAGACCAGGGGTGCTGGATTTCGAAATGACATGCCACCGAGGACCCACGATACACCGACATCTGGTCACCAGTCACAGCGTCGTTTCCATCGCTCGGATATGGCTGACAGTGTGACACATCAGTCGGGTCAAAAAAATTATCTGATGAGTACACCAAGGGACATGCCACCTAGAATCCATGATGCATCAACACCAGATCGCCGACCACAGCCTCGATTTCACCGGTCTGATATGGCAACTGCTGTTGCTGACAGCGCAACACGACAAACGGGTCCTCAAAACTTCCCTATGAGCGCACCAACAATGCTGCCATCAATCTCAATGAATCATGCTATGCCATCACCTGTTCAACTTGCAAATCAGATGGGCAGTTGCTTCATCAATCCACAGCAGTTCTCTCAGCTGCCAAATATGGTTTGGCCCGGCGGGCTTCCACCTCCAGGGCAGCCAAACATGGGAGTTGATGGAGCTGCTCTTGCAGCTAATATTATGCAGAATATACTTATGGGAGCCAACCAGTTCCAGCAGTATTTACAGAATCAGAACTTTGGTGGCTTCCCAAATGGAATGCCCATGGCCCAGCAACAATTTATGCCAGGGAGCATAATGAGTGCAAACATGATGCCATTTGGTGGACCGCCGGTAAATCATCCTTTTGGTCAGGCATCTCAATTTCCTATGGGGCAAGGCAACTTTGGTCAGTTTCCACATATGGCTGGCAACCAAGCGCCACCTGCTGGATTTCCCAACACCCAAGGATTTGGGCGCTTCCCATCACAACATGAAGATGGAGATCAGCCTCCTGGAAATGCAAACATGCAAGGAGATGGGCGCCTCCCATCACCACACGGAGATGGAGGCCAGCCTCCTATGCAGTTCAATTCCCTACCATCACCGCACGGAGATGGAGGCCAGCCTCCTATGCAGTTCAATTTGCTACCATCACCCCACGGAGATGGAGGTCAGCCTCCTATGCAGTTCAATTCGCTACCTTCGCCCCGTGGAGATGGAGGTCAGCCTCCTATGCAATTCAATTCGGGGCAGTTTAATCAGGGGAACTCATCCTTCCGTGGTAGAAGACCACAACAACGTGGAGGCCGACATTCACCAGggagaggtggtggtggcggacggCATCGCAAGTAG